In Thermodesulfobacteriota bacterium, the genomic stretch CCTCAAGACCATGGCAAGGGAGCCGCCGATGAGCCCGACGCCGATGACGGCAACCTTTTTAAAATGGAGAGCCATGATTGAACCCCTGCAAATCCAAAGAGCGCCCGGCGAAATCAGGCCTTTGCCTTCCGTGGCGCTCTTTGGCTTCTAAGATTTTTATAAGGAAGGAAGCTGGGGCGCCGGCCCCTTACGCTTCAGCTTAGAGTGTCCTTCCCACCGCGACCGCTACTTTTCTCAGGTCGTCCATGAGGAGGGCGAACTTGCTGGGCTTAAGCGACTGGGCGCCGTCGCAGAGCGCGTTCTCGGGGTCGGTGTGGACCTCTATCATGAGGCCGTCGGCGCCGACGGCGACCGCCGCCTTGGCGAGCGGGGCCACGAGCCCCCACCTGCCGGCCCCGTGGCTCGGGTCTATGAAGACCGGGAGGTGTGTTTCCTCCTTCAATACGGGAACGGCGCTCAAGTCCAGCGTGTTCCTTGTCGAGGTCTCGAAGGTCCTTATGCCGCGCTCGCAGAGTATTATCTGGGTGTTGCCCTGAGAGGCTATGTACTCGGCGGACATGAGGAACTCTTTTATCGTAGCGGAAAGGCCCCTTTTGAGTAGCACGGGCTTCTTGGCCCTTCCCACCTCTGTGAGGAGCCGGAAGTTCTGCATGTTCCGCGCGCCTATCTGCACTATGTCCACGTATTCGCAGAGCAGCTCTGTGTCCCTCGGGTCCATGAGCTCGCTTATTATGGGAAGCCCGGTCTTCTTCTTGGCCTCGGCCAGGAGCTTCAAGCCGTCCGCGCCCAGTCCCTGGAAGTCGTACGGCGACGTCCTGGGCTTGAAGGCGCCGCCCCTGAGTATCCTGGCGCCCGCGGCCTGGACCGCGGTTGCGCAGTTCACTATGGAGTCTATGCTCTCGACGCTGCACGGTCCGGCAATGACCTGGAGCTCCGTATCGCCTATCTTCACGCCGCTTACGTCTATGACCGTGCCTTCCTTGCTGAACTCGCGGCTTACGAGCTTGTAGGGCTTCAATATCGGCATCACGCTCTCGACCCCGGGAAGGGCCTCGAGGGAGATGCCGGCAAGGAGCGCCTCGTCGCCTATGGCGCCTATAATGGTCCTCTCCTTGCCCTTTGATATGTGGACCGAGAGGCCGGCCCCCTTTATCTTCTCGACCACGTGCTCGACGGTGTCCTCTGCAGCGTCTTTCTTAAGAACGATTATCATAGCGAATTCCCCCATGCATTTATGCGCCTAACGGCGGACTGCTTCCCTGAACGCACCAAGAAATCTCATGTTCTCCTCGGGAAGGCCCACTGTTATCCGTATGTATTCAGGCATGCCGTAGCTTGCCATCGGCCTCACGATGACGCCCTTCCTTAAAAGCGACTCATAGACGCCCTTCCCGTCGCCGACCTTAACGAGGAAGAAGTTAGCCTCGGTGTCAACGCATTCGTAGCCCATGCCCCGGAGCTCGCCCATGAGGAGCCGGAGCCCCAGCGCGTTATTCTCCCTCGTTTTTTCGAGGTGCTCGCGGTCGTCGAGCGCGGCGATGGCGGCGACCTGCGCCAGCGTGTTTACGTTGAAGGGCTGGCGCACCCTGTCCATGAATCCGATCAGCTCCGGGTGCGCGACCCCGTAGCCAATCCTGAGGCCCGCAAGGCCGTATATCTTGGAGAAGGTGCGGAGCATCACGACGGCGCGCCCTTCGTTTATGTATGAGAGCGTGTCAGGGAAGTCCTTGCCCATCACGAACTCGTAATAGGCCTCGTCGACGCAGACGATTACGCCATCGGGCACTTTCCCCATGAACTCGGCGAACTCTGCGCCGGTGACCATCGTCCCTGTGGGGTTATTCGGGTTCGCGATGAAGACGAGCCTCGTTTTATTCGTTATGGCGGCGGCCATCGCCTTGAGGTCGTGCCTCATCTCCTTAAGCGGCACAGGCCTTGCCACTCCCCCCGCGGCTTTTATGGCTATGGGGTAGACCGCGAAAGAGGGCTCTCCCATGACGGCCTCGTCGCCGGGCCTCAGGAAAGCGCGGATAAGAAGCTCGATTATCTCGTTCGAGCCGTTCCCGAAGGTCATCATCTCGCCGGATACGCCGAGCATGGACGAGAGTTTTTCCTTGAGGTAATAGCAGGAGCCGTCCGGGTACCTGTGGAGCCCGGCAAGCGCCCCGGCAGCCGCCTCGATCGCCTTTTTTGAAGGGCCGAGCGGGTTCTCGTTAGAGGCGAGCTTTATCGAGCCCTTTATGCCCAGTTCGCGCTCGAGCTCCTCAATGGGCTTGCCCGGAGGATACGGGACGAGCGAGCTTATGTTCCGAGGGACCTGTAAGTTGAGTTTCCGCATGTCGGTTAAAGAGCTCAGCAGTGGCCTCCGTTTTATTTTCTGGCGTTCACGACAGCTGCGATTTCGGGTACGAGCCGAGCGTTTTAAGGAACGAGCACGACTTCTCGAGCTCGGCTATGGCGTCCCTCACCGGCTCGTCGGATATGTGGCCGTCGAGGTCCACGAAGAAGACGTATTCCCAGGCCTTTGTCTTGAGGGGCCGGGACTCGATCTTCGTGAGATTAATGCCTCTTGACGCGAAAGGCTTTAGCATCGTGTAGAGGGCCCCTGGCGCGTCTTTTATGGCGAACATGATGGATGTCTTGTCCCGCCCGGTCTTCCTTGCGAAATTTTTGCCTATTACGAGGAAGCGGGTGAAGTTGTTCGGGCTGTCCTCGATGTTCTTTTCTATTACACGGAGGTCGTAGAGGCTTGCGGCGGCGATGGACGCCACTGCCGCGGTCGAAGGGTCCTCCGCGGCCATCTTGGCCGCAAGCGCGGTCGATGAGACGTCGAAGACCAGGGCGTTCGGGAGATTACCCTTGACCCAGTTCTTGCACTGCGCTATCGCGTGCGGGTGAGAGCATATCTTGGCTATGTCGGATATCTTCCCGGATTTATTGAGGAGCGCAAGGGAAATCTCGAGCATCACTTCCGCGTATATCTTGAGGTTGGAGCCCACGAACATGTCGAGGGTGTGGCTTACTACACCCTCGGTCGAGTTCTCGATGGGCACGACCCCGAAGACTGCCCTTCCCTTTTCCACGTCCTCGAAGACGTCGGCTATGTCCTTTTTCGGGATGAACTCGCCGGAGAGGCCGAAGTGCTGTATGCAGGCCTGGTGCGTGAAGGTGGCGACAGGCCCGAGGAAGGCCACCCTGAGCGGCTTCTCAAGCGAGAGGGACGCGCTCATTATCTCCCTGAATACGTTCTTTATGGCCTGTTCTGGGAGAGGGCCGGTGTTCCTTTCCATGAGCTTTCTGAGGACTTCCTGCTCCCTTTCAGGCACGTAGAAGTCTTTGCCCTCGCGCTCCTTGAGCTTGCCGACCTCGATGACAAAACCCGCTCTCCTGTTAAGAAGCGCGAGTATTTCGAGGTCTACGGCGTCTATTTCGTCCCTAAGTTCCTTTATGCTTTTGGTTACAGGCATATATATTTGAAATTCCTGAATTTTAAGAGGATAGCGTAATGTATTCCCTGCAAAAAATCAAATATTATTTATTTTTCCACCGCGCTCTGATCGGCCCTGCCGCCGACCAGCCAGCCGTCATTTTTTAGGCTCAGCGAAGAAGCCCATTGAGCGGAATTTCCGGTATCTCGCCTCCACGAGCGACCCCGCGTCCATCTCCTTAAGCTCCTTCAGCTGCGGCAATATGGCAGATTTGAGGCTTTTGAACGCGGCTGCCGGGTCCCTGTGCGCGCCTCCTACAGGCTCTTTCACGACCTTGTCGATGACTCCGAGCTTCAATAGCTCCCCGGCGTCGATCTTGAGGGCCTTTGCAGCCAGGTCCGCCTTTGCCCCGTCCTTCCAGAGTATGGCTGCGCAGCCCTCCGGGGATATGACGGAATATGTCGCGAACTCCATCATGTTCACCCTGTCTGCCACCCCTATGGCGAGCGCGCCGCCGCTCCCGCCCTCGCCGATGACCGTCGCAATGACAGGCACCTTGAGCCTGGACATGACCATCAGGTTCGTCGCTATCGCCTCGGACTGCCCCCTTTCCTCGGCGCCGATCCCGGGGTATGCGCCGGGAGTGTCGATGAAGGTGAATACCGGCAGATTGAACCTCTCGGCGAGCTCAAAAAGCCTTTTCGCCTTCCTGTAGCCCTCTGGGTTCGGCATGCCGAAGTTCCTGTGGACCTTTTCCTTTGTGTTCCGCCCCTTCTGCTGGCCCAGCACCACCACGGCCTCGCCATCGAGCCGCGCGAGGCCGCCGGCTATGGCCGGGTCGTCCCTGAAGGTCCTGTCGCCGTGGAGCTCGATGAAGTCCTCGAAGACGTTCTGGATGTAGTCGAGCGTATACGGCCTGTAAGGGTGCCTCGCCACCTGCGTTATCTGCTGCGGCGAGAGCTTGCCGTACAGCTCCTTTAACAGGGCCTTGGTCTTCTTTTCGAGCTTGGCTATGTCCTCGGACGAGCGGGCGTTGCCGGAAGCCTCGAAGGCCCTGAGCTCGTCTATCTTCTTTTCGAGCTCCTCAACGGGCTTTTCAAATTCAAGCCAGTGCCTGTACATGGTCTTGGCCCAGTCTCCTTTCCGCGCTACTATATTATTTTTACCTCGGCCCCGTCTATAAGTTCCTTTATCCTCGAAATGGCGGGGCCGAGCGGGCTCAGTTTCAACTGCTCGTTCACCCCGATTATCACCTCTCCGTTGTCCGCGTACACGAGGTGGAGTATGACCTGCGAGGTGCCGGGGTTCTCCTGTATTATCTTCTTAAGCCCGTTGAGCTTCTCTCCGGACAAAACGTCCGCGGGCGCGTGTATGTGCGTGTTCCTGGCCTTCAATTTCTTCTCCATTGCCGTCGCGTCCTCGATGGAGGAGATATCCGAGGCTATGAGCTTCATCTCGTCCTCTTCCTTGTCGAGCCTGCCCGTCACGATGAGGGGTGAGCCGCCTGAGATGACCTCTTTCGATTTCCTGTAGAGGTCCGAGAATATGACCGTCTCGACCGAGCCGGTAAGGTCCTCTATCCGGGCGAACGCCATGCGGTCGCCCTTCTTTGTCGTTATCTCCTTCATCTCGGCTATTATGCCGCCGACCGTGACCTCGTCCTCGTTGTTTTTCTCGGAAAGGGTCTCTATGGGCAGGGCGTAGAGGGCGAGCTCGCGCCTGTACCCGGCGAGCGGGTGCGACGAGAAGAAAAAGCCCAGGGTCTCCTTTTCGTAGGCAAGGAGCTCCTTGTTCCCCCACTCTTCCATGTTAGTCGAGCCTGGCGCCGCCCTTGCCGGAGAGGGCGCGCCGCCGCCCATCGCGTCGAAAAGTGACGACTGCCCCTGCTCCCTGTCGCGCTGCATCGACTGCGCCGCGTCCATCGCGGAGTCGAGCCCTGCCGCGAGAGCGGCCCTCTTCTCGCCGGTAAAGTCGAAGGCGCCGCATTTTATGAGGCTCTCGACCACTTTCTTGTTCACCTTCCTCGAATCGACCCTGGAGAGGAAATCGATGAAAGACGTGAACTTCTCATCCTCCCTGACCCTCATTATCTCTTCAATCGCGGACGCGCCGACGTTCTTTATCGCCGCGAGGCCGAACCTTATCCTGCTGCCTGAGACCGTGAACTCCATCGAGCTCTCGTTCAGGTCGGGCGGGGCCACGGCTATACCGATTTCCTTGCACTCGTTTATGTATTTCACGACCTGGTCGGTATTGCCCATGTCAGAGCCCAGGAGCGCGGCCATGAACTCGACCGTGTAATGGGCCTTGAGATACGCCGTCTGGTAGGCTATGAGGGCGTAGGCCGCGCTGTGGCTCTTGTTGAAGCCGTAGCCCGCGAACTTGGCCATGAGGTCGAAAATCTTCTCGGCCTTCTTCTGGTCTATCTTCTTTTTGATCGAGCCGTCGAGGAACTTCTTCCTCTGGTCGAGCATCTCTTCCGGGAGCTTCTTGCCCATGGCTTTCCGGAGGACGTCCGCGTCCCCCGGCGTGTAGCCGGCGAGCACCTTGGCTATCTCCATGACCTGCTCCTGGTAGACCATGACGCCGTAGGTGTTCTCGAGTATGCCCTTTAGTTCCGGCACCTCGTAGACGATTGCCGTCCTCTTGTGCTTCCTGTTGATGAAGTCGTCGACCATGCCGCTCTGAAGCGGGCCCGGCCTGTAGAGGGCGACCGCGGCGACCATGTCCTCGAAGGTCGTGGGCTTCAACTTCCTCAGAAGCTCCTTCATGCCGGAGCTTTCAAGCTGGAAGATGCCGTTGGAATTTCCGCTTGCCACGAGCTCGTAGGTCTTTGAATCGCCGAGGGGCAGGTTTTCGATGTCGATGTCCACGCCCCTGTTGGATTTCACGAGCTTTATGGTCTTGTCTATGACGGTAAGGGTCTTGAGGCCCAGGAAGTCGAACTTAACCAGACCGACCTTCTCGACGTCCTTCATCGTGAACTGCGTCGTTACCGAGTCGTCCTTCTGCTGCTTGTAGAGGGGCATGTACTCGTCAAGCGGCCTGTTCGATATGACAACGCCCGCGGCGTGGGTCGAGGCGTGGCGCGGGAGGCCCTCAAGGGCGACGGCCGTATCAAGGAGGTCCTTTATCTTCGGGTCCTTCTCATATAGCTCCTTGAGCCGCGGCTCCTGCGATACCGCCTCCTGTATGGTGATGTTCAGGGTGTTCGGGACGAGCTTGGCGATCTTGTCCACGTCGCCGTAGGGCATGTCAAGTGCCCTTCCAACGTCCCTTATGCAGGCCTTGGCCTTCATCTGGCCGAAGGTTATTATCTGGGTGACCTTGTCCGCCCCGTACTTCTCGGTTACGTACTTTATGACCTCGTCCCTTCTTTCGAAGCAGAAGTCGATGTCGATATCGGGGAGAGATATCCTGTCCGGGTTGAGGAACCTCTCGAAGAGCAGGTTGTATTTTATGGGGTCGAGGTTGGTTATTCCGAGCGACCACGCGACAAGGCTCCCTGCCGCCGAGCCCCTGCCCGGGCCGACCGGTATGTCCCTGCTCTTCGCGTAGTCGATGAAGTCGGTGACTATGAGGAAGTAGCCCGGGAAGCCCATGCCCTTTATGACCTTTAGCTCCTTCTCAAGGCGGTCGTAATACTGCCATTTGACGGGCTCCACGTCGGCGCCCAGCTTCCGCATGGCGTCCAGCCTCTTTTCAAGCCCTGCCCTGGCCCTCGCGTCTATCATCGAATCGAGCGTCTCGCCCTCGGGCACCGGGAACTCGGGCAGGTGGTTCTTCCCGAGCGTGAGCTCGAAGTTGCACCGCTCGGCTATCTCGATAGTGTTCGCGATGGCCTCTGGCGTGTCCTTGAATGCCTCGTTCATCTCCTCCGGGGACTTCACATAGAACTCGTCGGTAGAGAAGCGCATCCGGTTCGGCGCGTTCACGGTGGTGCCGGTCTGTATGCATAGGAGGACGTCATGGACCCTGGAGTCCTCTTTCCTCAGGTAATGGCAGTCGTTCGTCGCGACGAGCGGTATCTCGAGCTTTTTACCGAGCGCAATAAGCTCGCGGTTCACCCTCTCCTGCTCGTCTATCCCGTTATGCTGTATCTCCAGGTAAAAGCGCCTGTCCGGGAACATGGCCTTGTATTCCGAGGCCGCCTTTTCAGCGGCCTCCTTCTGGCCTATGGAGATGTTATAGGCGACCTCGCCGTGCAGGCAGGCGCTCAGGGCTATGAGCCCCTCGCTATGCTCACGGAGAAGCTCCTTGTCCACCCTCGGCTTGTAATAGAAACCTTCGATGTATGCCCTGGAGAGGAGCTTGCAGAGGTTCTGGTAGCCCTTGAGGTTCTTGACCAGCAATACCAGATGGAAGGCATACTCGCCCTTTATGGCCGTCTTCTCAAGGCGGCTCCCGGGCGCGACATAGAGCTCGCAGCCGATTATGGGCTTTACGCCCTTCTGCATGGCCTTCTGGTAGAACTCGACGGCCCCGAAGAGGTTGCCGTGGTCCGTGACCGCGACCGCGGGCATCCTCTGCTCCTTTGCGAGCGCTATGAGGGCCTCTGGCCTTATGGCTCCGTCAAGGAGACTGTACTGGGTATGAAGGTGGAGGTGTACGAAATTGGCGTGGTGCATAGGGAGGAAAGATTACCATATTTCAAGGGGTTTTGGTAGGGTTTTTAAAACCGTTCCCGCAGGCGCGGCCCTACACGGCCCGATTGCGCATGCGGCAAGTTCTGCTAACCTTTTCAATATAGACAAATATCATGCAAAGGACATGATTTCGAGATCCAAGGGTCATGCATAATGAAAAAGAAACTCCTGGTTACAGGTTCGAGCGGCCTTATCGGGAGCGCGGTCGTCGAGCGCTTCTCCGAGGAGGGCTGGGACGTGGCCGGCATAGACAACAACATGAGGGCCGATTTTTTCGGCCCTGCCGGGGACACGCGCTGGAACCGGGCAAGGCTTGAGGAGCGATACCCGCGGTTCAGGCACATCGAGGCTGACATAAGGGACAGGCAAGCGATGATTAAGGCGATTGGCGACATCAGGCCCTCCGCCATAGTCCATGCCGCGGCCCAGCCGAGCCATGACCTGGCGGCGTCAAGGCCGTTTGACGACTTCGACGTGAACGCCGGAGGGACTCTCAACCTACTCGAGGCGGCAAGGCTCGCCTGCCCCGAATCCCCTTTCGTACACCTCTCGACCAACAAGGTCTACGGTGACGCCCCCAATGAGCTGCCCCTTGTGGAGAAGGAAGCGAGATACGACTACGCGGACCCGGCGTTCGAAAACGGCATCCCGGAAGGCATGAGGATAGACCGGTCGAAGCACTCGCTATTCGGCGCGTCCAAGGCCGCCGCCGACCTGATGGTGCAGGAGTACGGCAGGTACTTCGGGATGCCGACGGCCTGTTTGAGGGGCGGGTGCCTTACCGGCCCAAACCACTCCGGTGTGGAGCTCCACGGGTTTCTGAGCTATCTCGTCAAGTGCAATCTGGAGAGAAAAAAATACAAGGTCTACGGGTATAAGGGGAAGCAGGTCCGCGACAATATCCACTCGGAGGACGTGGTCGGGTTCATCATGCGGTTCCTCGGGGCTCCGAGAGCAGCCGAGGTCTATAACCTGGGCGGCGGGAGGGGGAATTCCGTATCCATACTCGAAGCCTTCAGCCTCGTGGAGTCGATTTCAGGTATACCGATGGAATGGGAATATTCCGAGGAGAACCGCTCAGGCGACCATATCTGCTACATCTCGGACCTGTCGAAGGCAAAGGCGCACTACCCGGGCTGGGAGGTCACAAGGGAACTTAAGGCGATATTCATTGAAATAGCCGAAGCCTGGGCATGGCGGGCTTGAAAGAATACAGGACGGTCAGGAAATTCTTTTCAGCACGTATACCGCCTGGCCCTGGAAATCTTTGGCGGAATAGTCCACGTTCGTAAACCTGCTCCAGTAGTACTGCGGCCCGCCCCGCTTTATCTCGACTACACCCTCAAGGCTGTAGCCGCTGAGATCGAACCTTGAAAACCAGTCTGCTATTTTAGGCATACTCTCATTGGTAATCCCCCAGGAGACCGGTATATTGACGTAGACGAGAAAGAGCGGCTTGCCTTCCGCGATGTCATTCCTTAACTCCATTTCCATCGTACTCGAATAAGCGTGACCCTCTACGATCGGATACATGTAGATATACCCTGTTGCTGAAAGCCTGTTCGAGAGGAAATATATCTGCGGCTCGGAGCCAAGGACTGCTACCCTGTCATCCGGACCCGAATTCTCTCTTATATATCTGGCTATCCCTACGGATTCCGGGAAAGGGTTTGCGCCGTAAATAATCCTCGATATCTCATCGGGCGACGAAAAAAAGAGCAAGGTCCTCTCCTTGTACAGCGGATACGCCAGGACGAGGAGGAAAACGCACGCCAGGGCCCATCCGGCGCGCCTTAACCCGTATCTTTCCAGAACTCCCTTCACGCGCGAGACCGCCGCTCCGAAAAAGAGAGCGGCTGCCGGAAGTACGAGTATGAAATAATGCGACCTGAAATAAAGACCCGGCAATATCGAGATGGCTGAAATAACGAGGAAGGACCAGAAAAAGATGCGCGCGGAGCGCGCGCTCTCTCCATGAGGCGGAAAGAACAGTCCCGCTCCGGCAATGGCCAGCAGTGGCAATGCGGAGTCCTTCATAAGAGAGAAGGCATCTCCCAGGTTCGAAAGGCCGTCGGAGAGGCTTATTAACGAAACGTACTTGGAAGCATATGAAAAAGTCCAGAAGAAGAACTTATCGAAAACCCCCCACAGCATGAAGACCAGGCAGGTCAGGCCGAATGGCAGGCCAGCTCCGGCGACGAAGAGAAATGTTCGGGATAATCTCTTGCCGAAGGGGTATGCGTGGGTACGCAGCAAAAAGGCTGACAGGTATACGACGGGCAGCCCCATGAAAAAGACCGCGTGCTGCTTCATCAGGAAAGCAACGCCGAAAAAAAGGCCGCAGAGGAAGAAAAAGAACGCCTTGCCGGCCTCCATGCTTTTGAAAAGGAAGAGCGCGCCGGCGACGATGAAGAGGACGGCGAAATGCTCGGCATTTGCGGAAAGGCCGAGAAAAGCGGAGTTCATGGAGAGTATCGAGAAAAAGGCGCTGGAAAAAGCGCTCGGGAGCGGCTCCAAAAACTTTCTGGCGAGGAGGAATACTAGCACGGACGTCAACGCGTTCAAAAGCGTAAGACCGAGATGGATGGCCTCGGTGCTCTGACCGAAAGCGAGCATGAAGATGGCGTATGCTCCGAAAACGCCAGGCAGCTTCATCGTGTGCATGTGCTCGTATGGGGGGATGCCGTTAAGCAGGAGCTGCGCAGCGTAAGCGTATTCGCCCTCGTCCCGCTCAAGCGGGACATCGAGAAGGTGTATCCTTATGGAGGCGCAGACGATAGAGACGGCTATGACTATCAACCACGCCATGTACTGGCGCGCTCCGGCAGCCCCGTCTCCGGCAGGGTTATTTGTGGCTAAGCTCATCTCTTCAATCCGTAAAGCTACTCGAGCTTCCTTACGTATATCTCCTTTATTATCTCCGGGTCGAGGGCAAGGGTCGTCTCGCCAAGCTGGATGACGAAGGCGGGCCTTTTCTGGTGCACCCTTATGGTGCTCCCCGGGACGATGCCGAGGGAACCGAGCTTGTCAAGCCTTACGTGCGAGTTGGAGGCGATGAATATGATCCTGCCGGTGTCGCCCACTTCAAGGACGTTAAGCTGCTGCACTATGGGCTTCAATTCGTCCTTCGTTTTTTTACAGCACGCGCCCCTGGGGATCGGGAGGCCGTGGGGGCAGGTCGGCGGGTGCCCCAGGAGGGTGCAGATGGAGTCCGTCACCTCGGGCGAGAGGGTGTGCTCGAATGAGCAGGCGTTCTGCTCGAGGTTCTCCTCATCCATTGCCAGCACTTCGGTAAGGAGCCTTTCAGCGAGCCTGTGGCGGCGTATGGCGGCCTCCGCGAGCCTCTCACCCGCAGGCGTAAGCGTGATGGTGTCTCCGGCAATGGTAACGAGCCCGTCCATCATCATGCGTTCGATGGTGGCGGTGTCGGCCTCCTCGGCCACCTCCTTGATCCCCATGAGCTGCTCAACCGAGCTCGAGCCAAGCTCCCTCTGGGACCATATGAACTCGAGGACCTCGTCGACTGCCTTGTCATTTGCCATGTTCTTCCACCTGGCAGGCTGCTGAAAAAACCCAATCTGCGTCGTCGTCTCAAAATTCGTCATTGCAGCGTACCTTAAAAGTACGCCTCATTCCTCATTTTGCGACTCCTTGCATCTTGAGCTTTGAGCAGCCTGCATATGATTTTGAGTTCTTCAACGCCCTGCTAATCCAGCGTGGCCCCTGAGAGCCTCAGCCCGATGTTTACGACCGTCCCGACAAGTATTGCGAACGGGAAAATGAATACGGACATCCAGACGGCCGTCTTCAACCCACGCTCCTTGACTATCATAAGGAGGTTGGCTATGCAAGGGACGAAAAGGGTCATTGTCACGAGGCTTACGACGACCTGGACCGGGTCGAGCATCCCGTCCTTCTGCAGGGCGAGCAGGCCTGCAGCCCCGTAATCCCTCCTTAAAAAGCCTATGAGGAATGCCTCGGTCGCCTCGGCAGGCAGGCTCAGCAGTCCCGCGATGACCGGGGAGGCCGCGACTTGTATGGCATTCAGCGCATTGAGCCTGTCGAGGGCGAAGAGCACGAGCGTCCCGATCACGAAAAGCGGCACCGCCTCTTTCAAGTACCACTGTACGCGCACGAGCGTCTTAAGCACGATATTCGAGATGTGTGGCATCCTCATCGGCGGTATCTCGAGTATGAAGTCCGAGGGCTGCCCGGGAAGGACCCTCGCCGCAAGGAGGCCGACGATGAAAAGGACGAGCATCACTATCGCGGCCCAGAGGACCATGGCCGCGAATGAAACCGCGCCGAGCATGCCGAGTATCACCCCGAGCTGCGCCGAGTATCACCCCGAGCTGCGCCGAGCACGGCACGCCGAGGGCGAGGAGGAGCGTCACTATGACCCGTTCCTTCCGGGACTCGAGTATCCTGGTAGTCATGGTGGCCATGGTGTCGCACCCCAGGCCGAGGACCATCGGCAGGACAGCCTTTCCGTTAAGCCCCATTCCCTTGAAGACCCTGTCCACCATTACCGCGAGCCTGGGCAGATACCCCGAGTCCTCGAGGAAGCTGAAGAACACGAAAAAGAAGCTGACGATGGGGAGCACAATGGCAATGGCGTAGGTAAAAGCCATGGTCACGACACCGAATTCACCGACCAGCAGGTCGTATATGAGGCTCCCGGGCGTGAGGACGCGGCCCACCATGCGGCTGGTCCAGGGGTTTACGAACTCGCCGAAGACGACCTGCTCAAGGTAATCGACGCTTATTCCGGCGCCGAGGACGCCCACGAATTCGTACATGATGAAGAGCACGGCCAGGAGGATGGGGATGCCCCACACAGGGTGCATGGTGACCGAGCCTATGAAGGCCGACGCCTTTCCCCTTCTCTTCGCCTCTGTTTTCACAACCTTCGAGACGAGCGAATCGACTTCCTTCAGCCTTGCGCGGTTGATGATATAGCCCACAGGGTCCTTGAACCGCGCCTGGACGGACGCACGTATCTCCTCCACCCTCCTCATCTCGTCGGGGCCGAACGCGGCCTTCGAGAGCCAGGGCTTCAGCGTCCCGTCCCCGGAAAGGAGCATTATGGCTATCGACCGCGCCGATATGCTCGACCTGGGCAGAAGCGGCTCGATAGCCCTTATGCCCTCCTCTATGTGGCGCGGGTATTTAACCGGGGAAGCCGCCGGCTTCTCGCGGTTATGGAACGCCGCCTCGAGCTTGTCGAGGTTCCACCGCTGGGTGGCAATGGTGGGGATGACCTTCAAGCCGAGAGTGGAGGCAAGCGCGGCCGTGTCTATGGTGATGCCCCGCTCCCCGGCCTCGTCGTACATGTTCAGGGCGAGCGTGACGGGAAGGCCCATCTCCATCAGCTGGAGAGTTACGAGTAGGCTCCTCCGGAGGTTCTTGGAGTCCATGACCTGGAGGGCGGACGACACCTCCCCGGTCATCAGAATGTCCCTTGTCACGAGCTCGTCCTCGGACATGGGTACGAGGCTGTTCACGCCGGGGCTGTCGATAATGGCGAGCTTTTTTGAGCCGAAGCGCGCAACCCCCCTGGATATCTCCACAGAGGTGCCCGGGTAGTTTGAGACCGTGGCGTACCTGCCGGTGAGCGCGCCGAAGATGACGCTCTTACCCACATTAGGGTTGCCGACGAGCACAAGCGACCCTCCGGCCTGGGCCTGGGCTATTCCCTTCTCGCTGCCATGACGCATGGCTTAGATGATAATAATATCCAATTTCACATGCAAGCT encodes the following:
- the aroF gene encoding 3-deoxy-7-phosphoheptulonate synthase, whose amino-acid sequence is MIIVLKKDAAEDTVEHVVEKIKGAGLSVHISKGKERTIIGAIGDEALLAGISLEALPGVESVMPILKPYKLVSREFSKEGTVIDVSGVKIGDTELQVIAGPCSVESIDSIVNCATAVQAAGARILRGGAFKPRTSPYDFQGLGADGLKLLAEAKKKTGLPIISELMDPRDTELLCEYVDIVQIGARNMQNFRLLTEVGRAKKPVLLKRGLSATIKEFLMSAEYIASQGNTQIILCERGIRTFETSTRNTLDLSAVPVLKEETHLPVFIDPSHGAGRWGLVAPLAKAAVAVGADGLMIEVHTDPENALCDGAQSLKPSKFALLMDDLRKVAVAVGRTL
- the hisC gene encoding histidinol-phosphate transaminase translates to MRKLNLQVPRNISSLVPYPPGKPIEELERELGIKGSIKLASNENPLGPSKKAIEAAAGALAGLHRYPDGSCYYLKEKLSSMLGVSGEMMTFGNGSNEIIELLIRAFLRPGDEAVMGEPSFAVYPIAIKAAGGVARPVPLKEMRHDLKAMAAAITNKTRLVFIANPNNPTGTMVTGAEFAEFMGKVPDGVIVCVDEAYYEFVMGKDFPDTLSYINEGRAVVMLRTFSKIYGLAGLRIGYGVAHPELIGFMDRVRQPFNVNTLAQVAAIAALDDREHLEKTRENNALGLRLLMGELRGMGYECVDTEANFFLVKVGDGKGVYESLLRKGVIVRPMASYGMPEYIRITVGLPEENMRFLGAFREAVRR
- the pheA gene encoding prephenate dehydratase → MPVTKSIKELRDEIDAVDLEILALLNRRAGFVIEVGKLKEREGKDFYVPEREQEVLRKLMERNTGPLPEQAIKNVFREIMSASLSLEKPLRVAFLGPVATFTHQACIQHFGLSGEFIPKKDIADVFEDVEKGRAVFGVVPIENSTEGVVSHTLDMFVGSNLKIYAEVMLEISLALLNKSGKISDIAKICSHPHAIAQCKNWVKGNLPNALVFDVSSTALAAKMAAEDPSTAAVASIAAASLYDLRVIEKNIEDSPNNFTRFLVIGKNFARKTGRDKTSIMFAIKDAPGALYTMLKPFASRGINLTKIESRPLKTKAWEYVFFVDLDGHISDEPVRDAIAELEKSCSFLKTLGSYPKSQLS
- a CDS encoding acetyl-CoA carboxylase carboxyltransferase subunit alpha encodes the protein MYRHWLEFEKPVEELEKKIDELRAFEASGNARSSEDIAKLEKKTKALLKELYGKLSPQQITQVARHPYRPYTLDYIQNVFEDFIELHGDRTFRDDPAIAGGLARLDGEAVVVLGQQKGRNTKEKVHRNFGMPNPEGYRKAKRLFELAERFNLPVFTFIDTPGAYPGIGAEERGQSEAIATNLMVMSRLKVPVIATVIGEGGSGGALAIGVADRVNMMEFATYSVISPEGCAAILWKDGAKADLAAKALKIDAGELLKLGVIDKVVKEPVGGAHRDPAAAFKSLKSAILPQLKELKEMDAGSLVEARYRKFRSMGFFAEPKK